The Halomicronema hongdechloris C2206 genome includes a window with the following:
- a CDS encoding ABC transporter substrate-binding protein — protein MVRRSKGPPPIVYILIGLAIVGGGYWFFNRQGETDTESITSSGSTPDPAVTEESRISAGEHILISTDALGIENPAFGSAKQQGVRALANGEFEQAAQAFRSARQLYRNDPETLIYLNNAEIGDGSAHQVAVLVPVDVNTAPFSLEMLRGFAQAQHEVNQRGGINGEPLKLIVADDNDDPNIARQVISELATNSDILAVMGHWSSQVTLAVAPIYADNQLVLISPVSTSPDISGISDYVFRIIPNNAIVGRTMADYLLSQASIRNMIVAHDPTSQYSQSLKTEFVSAVSARGGQVVGEWDLSTSGFRPQRLIQDALDQAAGALTLIPSPDTVDRALQLVTVNQRRLQLVGDIGNLYGLKTLEVSGQNAVGMVLPIPWHIQGDPNAPFVQASRQLWGADVNWATAMAYDASQALIEAIAQAPSRTGIQQALASDTFEAEGVQGPIRFTPAGDRRGGLQLVEVQPANPSRSGTGYDFVPISQ, from the coding sequence ATGGTTCGGCGTTCAAAGGGTCCCCCTCCCATTGTTTATATTCTGATTGGTTTAGCTATCGTTGGGGGTGGGTATTGGTTCTTTAATCGGCAAGGAGAGACTGACACAGAGTCTATTACCAGTTCAGGGTCTACTCCTGACCCAGCGGTTACCGAAGAATCACGGATTAGCGCTGGTGAGCATATTCTCATTTCTACCGACGCGTTGGGCATCGAAAATCCTGCCTTTGGTTCCGCCAAACAGCAGGGGGTACGAGCATTAGCCAATGGCGAGTTTGAGCAGGCAGCGCAGGCTTTTAGATCGGCAAGACAGCTCTATCGCAATGATCCTGAAACGCTTATCTATCTGAATAATGCCGAGATTGGCGATGGCTCCGCTCATCAGGTGGCTGTTTTAGTGCCTGTTGACGTCAATACGGCTCCCTTTTCCCTCGAAATGCTGCGAGGCTTTGCCCAGGCTCAGCATGAAGTCAATCAAAGGGGAGGGATTAATGGTGAACCTTTGAAGCTGATTGTCGCGGATGATAATGATGATCCCAATATTGCCCGCCAAGTGATCTCCGAATTGGCTACTAATTCAGACATATTGGCGGTAATGGGACACTGGAGCAGTCAAGTTACTCTGGCAGTGGCACCAATTTATGCAGACAATCAGCTGGTATTAATTAGTCCAGTCAGCACCAGCCCTGACATTTCAGGGATTAGCGATTATGTCTTTCGCATTATTCCCAATAATGCCATTGTCGGTAGAACAATGGCTGATTATCTGCTGAGCCAAGCATCTATTAGGAATATGATTGTTGCCCACGATCCCACCAGTCAATACAGCCAGTCTCTGAAAACCGAGTTTGTGTCGGCGGTTTCTGCTCGAGGTGGGCAAGTGGTGGGGGAATGGGATTTGAGTACCTCTGGCTTTAGACCCCAGCGCTTGATTCAGGATGCCCTAGATCAAGCTGCTGGCGCGTTGACCTTAATCCCCTCGCCCGATACTGTCGATCGGGCCTTACAGCTGGTCACCGTCAATCAGCGTCGGTTGCAGTTGGTGGGGGATATCGGCAATCTATATGGTCTCAAGACGTTAGAAGTGAGTGGGCAAAATGCGGTTGGTATGGTGCTGCCGATCCCGTGGCATATTCAGGGCGATCCCAATGCCCCCTTTGTCCAGGCGTCCCGACAACTTTGGGGAGCCGATGTCAATTGGGCCACGGCAATGGCCTATGATGCGTCCCAAGCTTTGATTGAGGCGATTGCTCAAGCCCCTTCCCGCACCGGTATTCAGCAAGCCTTGGCCAGTGACACCTTTGAGGCTGAGGGGGTGCAAGGGCCGATCCGCTTTACTCCTGCCGGTGACCGCAGAGGGGGTTTGCAGCTGGTTGAGGTGCAGCCGGCTAATCCATCGCGTTCTGGCACTGGCTACGATTTTGTGCCAATTTCACAATAA
- a CDS encoding PspA/IM30 family protein, whose amino-acid sequence MKKFVYWLMGERAGRVVVISWNWLWGRPIEADSQGAVNAAEESLRSMQTSVQQLSQAVSTQAASYERAKKKYEIKVKELQDAEHEAVLAQQLGNIEAARLAMTRALQIERFLPQLEQRVRQVEALVNQSKEKLDRERMRLEAYKFEFQHMKDMAEINEALRLVAETNDSLNIQSSQSQFEAAKAVVEDRSFYEEAYAELSEDPQDQLQADIEKMTLNDQVEKRLKKLRNSELTESPQRTNAMNDKPFIDPESSSQ is encoded by the coding sequence ATGAAGAAATTTGTCTACTGGCTGATGGGAGAGCGAGCGGGTCGAGTCGTAGTCATTAGCTGGAACTGGTTGTGGGGCAGACCAATAGAAGCGGATAGTCAAGGTGCTGTTAATGCGGCCGAAGAATCTCTACGCTCCATGCAGACGTCTGTTCAGCAGCTCTCACAGGCTGTATCTACCCAAGCAGCTAGTTACGAGCGGGCCAAGAAAAAATACGAAATCAAAGTCAAAGAACTGCAAGATGCTGAGCATGAAGCCGTTCTGGCGCAGCAGTTAGGTAATATAGAAGCAGCCCGTCTGGCCATGACCCGTGCCTTACAAATCGAGCGATTCCTACCCCAGCTAGAGCAACGAGTGCGGCAAGTTGAAGCATTAGTCAACCAGTCTAAAGAAAAACTCGATCGCGAACGCATGCGGCTGGAGGCCTATAAATTTGAATTCCAGCATATGAAGGATATGGCTGAAATCAATGAAGCGTTGCGACTGGTAGCAGAGACCAATGACAGTCTCAACATCCAGTCATCGCAATCACAGTTTGAAGCGGCCAAAGCGGTCGTTGAAGATCGGTCATTTTATGAAGAGGCGTATGCCGAGCTGTCAGAGGATCCCCAGGACCAGTTGCAAGCTGACATTGAAAAAATGACATTGAATGATCAGGTTGAAAAACGGTTAAAAAAACTTCGAAATTCTGAGCTAACTGAGTCGCCGCAGAGGACCAATGCCATGAATGACAAGCCATTTATCGATCCCGAATCTTCGAGTCAATAA